The genomic region TGGAGCTGTGGCCTGTGATGCCCAGCCGACAGGGCGGACAGATGCCGGCATTTGTCCCGTCGGACCCGGCGGTCCTCGGCACGTATGAACAATCCTGGCGGGCGTTTCTCGAAAAGCAGTTCGGACCGGAGGAAGCCCGGCGGTTTGATGCGATGAAGCCCCTGCGGGATTATGTGATGGCGCATTATCGGATTGTGCAGGAGGTTTCGTCGCCCTACAGCCATGTGCTGCTGGAGCGGAAAGGCAGATAGGTCGTCGGATGCCCAGACTGAAGATTCTGACGCTGAATTATGAATTTCCACCCATCGGCGGGGGGGCGGCGCCGGTGACGCTGGAGCTGTGCCGCCAGTTTGTCCGGCTGGGGCACCGCACGGATGTGGTAACGATGCGGTTTCGCGGTTTGCCCGCTTATGAAGAGATAGAGGGGGTTCGCGTGTTTCGAACGCCGTGTATCCGGCGGCGGGCGGATTTGTGCCGCATCCACGAGATGGCCTCTTATCTTATTGGGGCATATCCCGCCGTTGATCGGCTTCTTCGGGAAACTCGATATGATATTGTCCATACGCATTTTATCATTCCAACCGGTCCGCTGGGTTTGCGGGTTCGTCGAAAGGCGGGCTGTCCGTGGGTGATTACCGTCCACGGCAGCGATGTGCCCGGGTACAATCCGGACCGGTTTCGTGTAGCGCATCGGCTTTTGTTTCCCTACTGGCGGCGTCTGGTGCAGCAGGCCGATGGGGTGGTCAGTCCCAGCGGGTCTCTTCGCGCTCTTTTGAAGCGTTCCTGTCCGATGCTGGATGTACGGGTGATTCCCAATGGAATTGAAAGCGGTTTTTTTGCTCCGGATGCTCCGAAAAGGCCGCAGATTTTGGCATGCAGCCGGCTGCTGCCTCGCAAAGGGATTCAGTATCTGATTGAGGCCGTTCGGGATGTGCCGCTCGGCTGGCCGGTGCATATTGTCGGAGACGGCCCGTATCTGCCGACCCTGCGGGCGCTGGCGGAGGGGTCGAAGACCCCGATTCATTTTCACGGCTGGCTGGAACGCGGCGATTCGCGTTTTAAGGAGCTCTATGAGTCCAGCGCCGTCTTTGTTTTTCCCTCGGAGGCGGAGAACTTTCCGACGGTGCTGCTGGAGGCAATGGCGGCCGGCTGCGCCGTGATTACGACGGATGCAGGGGGGTGCTCGGAAGCAGCCGGAGAGGCCGCCCTCTATGTCAGGCCGCGGGATGTCGAGGGGCTGCGGACGCAATTGCTGGAATTGATTGCGAATCCGCATCTTCGGGAGCAGTGGTCTCAAAAGGCCCGAGCAAGAGCGGCGGATTTTTCCTGGCCGGGCATTGCCCGAATGTATCTGGAACTTTTTGAAGGCCTTCTGCGGAAGGATTCAGCCGGCGGTTCAAGACAGGAACGACGATGAATACAGATGAAAAAAAGGTCATTTCCGTTTGTTTTGTTTGTCCGAAGGCCTATGGTCTGTTTGACCCGTCGGTCAAGACCTATTACGGCGGGGCGGAGGTGGATTTGTATATGCTGGCAACGGAGCTGGCCAAAGACCCCGCCTTTTCGGTTTCGTTTATTTGTGCGGATTACGGGCAGCCTGACGAGCAGGTGCGGGAGAATGTGCGGCTTTTGACCGGGATGGATTTTCGCCGCAATCCGGTCTGTTCGGCCTGGCGGCTGTGGCGGACTCTGATGAAAGCCGATGCGCAGTTTTATATGCTCGAAACGGCCTCACCGGGGGTGCCGCTGGTCTATGCCTTCTGTCGGCTGCACGGGCGGCGTTTCCTGTACCGGACGGCCAGTCAGATGGAATTTGACGGAACATATCGGGCCCAGCATCCGGTGTTGGGGCGTTTGTTTTACCGGGTGCTGTGCAAGGCCGACTGTGTGTTTATCCAGAATCACCAGGATCAGGAACAGCTCCGAAGGGCGGCAGGCGCCGAGTCCATCGTGATGCCGAACGGACAGCGTCTGACGGAGCCGGCCGGACAGGAGAAGACCTTTATCCTTTGGGTGGGCCGCTCGGCAAAGGTCAAACACCCGGAGCGGTTTGTGGAGCTGGCTCGGCGTTTTCCGCAGGAATCCTTTGTGATGGTGTGCCGTCCGGCCACCGGAGATATGGAGTATGAAGCCCTGCGCAGGCAGGCCGAATCGACGCCCAACCTGCGGTTTTATCCGGATGTGGATTTTTTTGAATTGGGACGTTTCTTTGCCGCCGCCAAGGTGTTCGTGAATACATCAGATGCGGAGGGGTTTCCCAATACGTTCATTCAGGCGGCAGCGGGCGGGACGGCGATTTTGTCCTGGCGGGTCAATCCGGATGACTTTCTGACCAAGTACCAGTGCGGTCTGGCCTGCGGCGGGGCGATGGAGCGTCTGGTCAAGGGGCTCGAGTTTCTGCTGGAGCGGCAGCGGTATTCAGAAATCGGTCAAAACGGCTTGCGGTATGTGCGCGAGCACCATGATATTTCTGTGCTGGCCGAGCGGTACAAGGAGATTTTGAGGGGTCTTGCGGCGGGGAAGAACGGCAGGGACTCCGCTCGAAGGGGCGGCTAACACTTTCCGCCGCCGAGGACCAGCCGGAAGATTTCCGCCAGACGTTCGCTGAGAATCTCCACGGAAAAGAACTCTTCGATGATTCGCCTGCCTGTCTGTCCCATGCTCTGCCGCAGAGAGGGATTGCGGGAAAGGGTTTCGAGCGCCTCCACCCATTCGTCGATTGTCCGGGCGGCCAGAGCCGCCGGGCCTTTGGCCAGCACCTGTTTGTTCATTCCGACCGGCGAGACCACGGCGGGCAGACCGGAGGCCATGTACTGAAGCATTTTGAAACTGCATTTGCCCCGCGTCCAGGGGTCATCGGCAAGCGGCATCAGGCCTACGCTCATCCGATGAAGCAGGCGGGTTTCATCGTTCGGATTCCAAAAGTGAAACTCGATTCGGTCGGGCGGAATATGTTCGGGCTTCCAAAGTCCGTTGGAGATTATCAGGAAACGGCTGTCAGGATGCGCTTTCAGAAAACGCTCCAGTGCCGGCTCAATCATCTGAAGGTATTTGTGATTGGAGCGGGAGCCGGTCCAGCCGATGACGAAGGGCTGCTCCGGATTGTCGGAGGCGGGTTTGGGAGTAAA from Anaerohalosphaeraceae bacterium harbors:
- a CDS encoding glycosyltransferase family 4 protein, whose protein sequence is MTAQSPIQIAALTGGLKTASTRFRVRQYIQPLSRFGITVTEYIPRWGESCGLPSPFKMAARIPALFQSRRADLIWLSRELVQGYATFERLLKRPRILDVDDAIWLRPPLGRLGQPWVARGMDAVIAGNDYLADYYSRYCRSIFVVPTGIDTRRFTPKPASDNPEQPFVIGWTGSRSNHKYLQMIEPALERFLKAHPDSRFLIISNGLWKPEHIPPDRIEFHFWNPNDETRLLHRMSVGLMPLADDPWTRGKCSFKMLQYMASGLPAVVSPVGMNKQVLAKGPAALAARTIDEWVEALETLSRNPSLRQSMGQTGRRIIEEFFSVEILSERLAEIFRLVLGGGKC
- a CDS encoding glycosyltransferase family 4 protein, with product MPRLKILTLNYEFPPIGGGAAPVTLELCRQFVRLGHRTDVVTMRFRGLPAYEEIEGVRVFRTPCIRRRADLCRIHEMASYLIGAYPAVDRLLRETRYDIVHTHFIIPTGPLGLRVRRKAGCPWVITVHGSDVPGYNPDRFRVAHRLLFPYWRRLVQQADGVVSPSGSLRALLKRSCPMLDVRVIPNGIESGFFAPDAPKRPQILACSRLLPRKGIQYLIEAVRDVPLGWPVHIVGDGPYLPTLRALAEGSKTPIHFHGWLERGDSRFKELYESSAVFVFPSEAENFPTVLLEAMAAGCAVITTDAGGCSEAAGEAALYVRPRDVEGLRTQLLELIANPHLREQWSQKARARAADFSWPGIARMYLELFEGLLRKDSAGGSRQERR
- a CDS encoding glycosyltransferase family 4 protein — protein: MNTDEKKVISVCFVCPKAYGLFDPSVKTYYGGAEVDLYMLATELAKDPAFSVSFICADYGQPDEQVRENVRLLTGMDFRRNPVCSAWRLWRTLMKADAQFYMLETASPGVPLVYAFCRLHGRRFLYRTASQMEFDGTYRAQHPVLGRLFYRVLCKADCVFIQNHQDQEQLRRAAGAESIVMPNGQRLTEPAGQEKTFILWVGRSAKVKHPERFVELARRFPQESFVMVCRPATGDMEYEALRRQAESTPNLRFYPDVDFFELGRFFAAAKVFVNTSDAEGFPNTFIQAAAGGTAILSWRVNPDDFLTKYQCGLACGGAMERLVKGLEFLLERQRYSEIGQNGLRYVREHHDISVLAERYKEILRGLAAGKNGRDSARRGG